The genomic stretch TTCCACAGTATTAAGGTGTGATTCTGCATAtttaaagaatatataaaacCATATTTGACAATAAAACCATGTCGATATGGTCATCAAATCGAGGAAACGAGAGACCAAAATAATGCATAATGCATATATTTTAGTTTAGGAATTAATGTAACATTTTTCATCTAAGGACATGCATCACAATCCTAGGAAAAGCCAACATAGGAAGTATCTCGAATACAACGGGACAAAAGCAATAATAATATTTGCCAATATCGGGACGACGATGGTCGCGAgagaaaactaaaaataaaaataaacataattagCTCTTTTGTACCTTTCTTCCGTCCATAAATAATGCGATGGGCCCGGACACGAGTTGAAGATGAACAAGCCTTTTGGGTTCAAAACTAGCTGGCAGTGATTCCCAAGGATAGTGATTCCAGACAAACCAACGCAAGTTGTTGGGGAGGTACTCAATGGAACCATCATGGCAATTGGAGCCATCATCGATATGTGGATTCACGTTCCCACGTATGTATAATATCCTAAgccttttcatatttttcatggcCTCTTTGctaaaagaaatattattaaaataagGATACCAGATTGCTTCAATTGTTTTGGTCCCCTGGTAAAAAGATCATTAGTCTAAAACTTTAAATGTTGTATAAATCTGCTTGTCAATATAACTACTTACTCACTCCTTGCGATGACAAATCTCGTCATGTTTTGTACTATTTATTGTTGCACTTGAAGTTCTAGAAGAGCACTGTTAAAAACTTTTAAGGTATTATATTATTTAGGTCTCTTTTCAGAATATGTTGCTTAAGGGAAATACTTTGTACAATTAATtctataattattttttctaataaTACATTTTCCGAGATGTTCTTTAGAGTCAAGTCTAAAAGCTTTTTATGTTGTGATAAAACAAAGATGTAATTGAAATAGTACCAACAAATTGTCATTttcgaaaataaaaaataaccaCGGCAAAAAGAATTCATGATTGAGttgttatgtataaaatatcatgcaaatttcaaattaatccAAAGAATGAAGTTGGATTGAAAACTTAAGAAGCTACAAGTCTAATTCATGGCTTAATAACATAAGACAGAAAAATTAGGCCGCCTTAGGcaattaatttttcatttgcTTCTCCTACTAAAGTAAACAAGTAAAATGACTTACGTGCGAgaatttgaagcaagagaaACAAACATTTGGAATTGACCCTATATGTCTTTGGAACATGAAGAATAGAAATTGAAAAGTATTGCATTGTTTAGCCTACTAACCGTATTGTTGACCACCACTTCTTCGAAATCTTAAAGCCCACAGTCTACTACGTTCTCCCGGTTCCTTTTGCATGTTCACCACATATttacccatatcttgtattaaaTCATGCATTTCAATTGTATCTTTTTCAGATAGAAACACAAGGGATTTTTCAATTAGGCTATCCAATCCATATTCGGCTCAATATGACGGCTCTCAAGAATTTGCATGATCTCATCTTTTTTCCTCCCTCGTAAGAAGCATGCTATGTCTAGAAATATGTCTTGTTGTATGGGCTCAGTCCATCATAACTAATTTTGAGCTTGTCAATAATTTCTAAACTAGAGTTATTTTTCATACGCTCTATAGCACTTCTCCACACATTTATATTCCTTTTATGTAAGAAAGAACCCCACACTTTGAGGGCTAAAGGAAGGCCTTTAGCATGATTTACTACCTCGAAGGAAAGCTTCATAAAACACTTACTTGGAACTTCTTTTTTGAAAGCATGTTGATTGAACAATTGAGTAGCTTCATGATCAGGTAGTGTAGTCACTTCATAGATTGCATCATCCTTCTCTATGAGATGTCTGTTTCTAGTTGTTACAACAACTCTACTGCCATTACCAAACCAATCAAGATCACCTGCTAAATACTCCAAATGATCAGTATGATCTATGTCGTCAAGCACAACTAGCACCTTTTTAGAACAAAGTCTCCGAATCATGTCTTTACCGTTAAACTTATTATTGACATAatcatcttttcttcttaacGAGTTCGAGAGAGGAGGGTATTTTGTAAAGAATGCAATtgattcttttttcattttcttttacatcGCAAGAAAACAAGCAGCTTCAAATTGATAATATAGAGTATCAAAAATAACTCTTGCTATTGTCGTCTTACCAACACCTCCCATGCCCCATATCCCCACAATCCGAACATCATCAGTTTCCATATCAAATAGGGACTTTAATTTCTCTAAATGAACATTCATTCCCACAACATCTCGCAAAGAAGATAAAGAAGCACTCTTGCATAATTTGGAAGAAATTTGCTCGACAATCTGCTGAATATTCTTTGACTCAATCCTACATAAATAAGAAGATTAATTGTGGATGTAAGAAAGTCAAGAATTAGTAAGTATTTCACATTGTtgatgcataaatatataaaaagactGCACATAAATCAAACTCTTGAAGAACTAATCCGAATATTATACATGTAAGAATGTTAATGAGAAATTCAAGTGATAGGAACTATAATGTCTTCTAGCAGATAAAAACATATAAATCATCTGTCAATCCTTGTTAccagaaatcatgaaataaaatatttctAATGTCTAATGtacatataaaattaaataattgcatatatttttttactcACCCTTGGCGGATGTCATATCCTTTTAGATTTGCGGCAGCAGTTAGGGCAGTCCTCCATCCTTGCACCTTCTGCATTCCTTCAACATCATCCTTACACATTGATTCATGTTTGACAAAGGCTTCAGCAAAGCTCTCCCTCTGGTTTCGAACTTCTGATGGATCCACATCATAGAAAACAGGTATGACAGTTTGTCCATTATCGTCTTGCATTTCATGATGTCACTAGTTCATCTAAGCACCACTCGATGTAGCATAATTCTTTGAGAAAATGATAACGGTAACTTGAGACTCTTTGATAGCTTTCAAGAGTTCTTCTGTGATGGGATGTGCCATGCTTTAGcattttatattttatcatCTTCAAAGGTGAATATTCCTCTATTTCTCAAACCTTCGTACAAGTGACTTGTAAAATTTCTGCGAGTATCTTTGCCTCTAAAACTTAGAAAGACATCGTACTTCCATCGAGGACATTGTGAATTACCCACAGAAGAAGATGATGCCATTGATTTGGTTAATTTGTTGaaatttgagaagaaaaaaaactgtGTGGATAGATTTGTGGTTGTGATAGGAGATTAGATGATGATATTTTGGACAATGTTATATATAGGACTTCACGTCTACTCCACAGAATTATTGCTATTGACCTAGTCAACTGGTATATACTGTAGCATTAGATGTGATACATTTTCattgaatattatttataacaatAGTAAGAAGTAGGAAATTTCCGTGAAGCTTCTTAATACTCTTTGAACTGTAACAGAAGGAAGTGGGAAGTTCCTTTCAAAGACCCACCTCTCCACCCTTTGTGGCTCCTGCAGTAAGACTCCACAGTAATACGTACACAATGGACAGCTCAATGTACAAGCCGATAAAGCtacaaataaaagaatataCTTGGAAGAACATCCCAAATGTGAAGAAACGAAAATTTGTGAGAAATTTTACCGGTTGGATAGAATTATTGCTCCAGAAGTCCAAACACCAACGCGCCTTTCTCTTCTCTGCCAAAAATTGTTGTCATACTAACCAATAGATTGAATTGTTTCTAATTTTCCACGAAAGTTGAAAAGTCTTCGTCCAGCAAAATATTTCTCTAATAAAAATAATCTAAACAAAACGGATAAAATGAAACTTTACTCAACAATTTGTGAGCTTGTATTTGAAATTGTAAAATCCTATATAAATGGGTAAAAGTAAGGTAATGCAATTTCTTTGTCACCCACAAGAGCTGCAAGACGACTTGACTTCATTGTGATTGAAGATAACAACCAATTAAAAGCACGATGGTCCTATTTTCTTTGTGAAGATGGAAAAGTGGAAACAAAAGAATGTTACTTTTCCAAAAGCATATTTGTTAGTTTAATAAGCAATTTCCAGAATCTATATAGAGTGAAATGAACacatatttcatgtttttctttcCAGCTACTCTTGTGTATCCTTTAAGAAGTTGCTTTATTCCCTCTAGTCCTAAATTGAATGTCCATGTTGGAACATGACATTGTGTGCACAAGCCAGTTTGTACACCACtgtcatagaaaaaaaaaacattgatCGTCACCTTTCGGCAATTCCCCTGTAAAGTTTTTGAAGCTAGGTAGTGCATGCGAAAACTTATGGTGCCAAGACAATGAAAATTATTTTGCTCACTTTTTCATGGAGGGACCTGTTCTAGTGAAGGACCAAAAGCTGAAAAAACATAGTATAAGGccattttaaatgaaatacGATTTACCAACTAAATGTGAAGAACATAATAATGAGCAGAATTGTTAATGCTCTACTCTAATTCTGATCAGAATTATTATTGGGGATTCTTGATCCGTAATATAGCAAGTATGAAAGTTCCTTCAAAGACCCAACCCTCCTTGCACCAAAGCCCCACTGTTATATGTACACAATGGACAGCTAAAAGTACAAGCCGATGAAGCTGCAAATAAAAAGAAGGGTTATATCCTAGCATCCGCAAATAAAAAGAAGGGTTATATCCTAGCAATTTCTTTAGAGTTGATTTCTCAGATGGTCATTCAATAAATGATTCTCTCTTCTTTATTCCAATTTCCTGTTGTTGAGTAAGCATATGAGAAATCAACTCATTTCTTTGTCGATGATTTGACTTCATCCATTTATTGTGATTGAAGATAACGACCTATCAGTAGTAGTACTATTTTTTTATGGAAAGTGAAAACAAAAGTGAGTCCATACCTTGTAATTCTCTTCAGAAAGAATATATTGTGTATCTTCTACGTACGAAAATATCCAATGGTGGTGCAACTTGCGGTGTTTGTCATAACGTCCATGAAATCCTGTTTCGCTATATAAACTTACATACTGTATATAGAGTTGGTTAAACAGTCAGATTAACTCTTGAACCTATTCATTGATGACTTCTAATATCTGTGTAAGTGTAAAAATTCAGACCCCACAaataatgattttattataagaaCATATAATCCAAGACACAAGTGTATCAAGACCACCAGAAACTGCCTATGCAATTCTAATTTCTTGGCCAATTAAGCACTATAAAGATAAAATCACTGAACAGCCAAATATTAAGATATTCAAGTTTGGAGAGTTAATTAAAAAAGAGTTGGAAGTAAATGTAGGGAAAACAACCGCTAGGAGAGCAAAgggtaatgtactaaaatgaaTCATGGATGATCAGGTTTTGGAGTTTGGAAGAATTCTTGATTATAGGAATAAACTGTTGAAATCTAATCCTGATAGTACTTGTATGGTGAAAGTTGATGACCCTGATGAATACGTAGATATGTGTTTCAAAGTTTTTATACATGTTTTGATGCCTTGAAAGAGGCATTCTTAAATGGTGAAGAAAATTAGATGATTGTTTCTTGAAGGGGGTAACTAAAGGGCGATTagatgaaaataattaaatgttACCGTTTACTTGGGGTGCAtagaatatgaaaataaaatacctGAACATAATTCGTGTCAAATAACGAATGACAAAATCATCATTCCAACTATAGACATGTTACACATCCAGTTAGCAACAACAATATTTCTAACTCACTTTGAAATATGACCAAGAATACTAAGCACATCAACggctaaaatagtaagtaaAATATCCATTTTGCGATCTTTTACggctaaaatagtaagtaaAATAATTGCGGAATTTAAAGGAAAGTACTTACAAAACTTGAAGACTTTTTATTCAAACATTGAAAGCATACATGGAAGATTTACAGAGAGAGGGAAGGGAGAAGGCTATTTTGAAGTGGGGGTTGAGTTTCGAATCCCCTATTAGTTACATCTTGAGAGTCTTTTATAGACCTCGGAAATAATTAACATCTCTAGGATGATTACAAGTGGACGGTTATCTTTAAAGATACCTTTTGCTTTTGCGTTTTGAAAAGTTGGACGGCTGCTTTTGAAAAGCTGTCGGCCATCTGCTTTTTAcctctttcttttccgaagAGGTAAAATAACTTTTAATCTTCTTGATAATGGAGATATGCTTGGGCCATTCCTTGTGGGTCCACCATGTCGCCATTATCTTCTGCTGATGAAGATCTTTGTATCCGTGAGTTCTTGGACGTCTGCTGGGTCGGTATCATCAATGTTGCTTAAAGCTTCTAGgagctttatttttttaattccgCCTTGGATTATGTTGATCCTGTTCTGCTGCTGGATGGCTTTGGATTCTTAATTTTCAAATTCTTAGATTCCGGTGTCCATCCTTTGATTTTAATGGTTTTAACTAAATATTTAATCCTTGTTATTTCAGCTATGTCAAAAGACCAGCTGATGATATAAGAAATTCTTTTTCTTATGTAATATTGACATAATTTAATATGATCTGGTAAGGTGGAAATTTCCTGTTCCTTCTGGAATTTCTCGTAATGAATCTGGAAACTTTTGGGCATTGTCAGCCCATTGCCTCCAAACCTTACCCACCAGTTGTAGAACCATCTAGGGATTACAGACTTGGACATCTATTCGCTATACTTTACGAACCATGTACGGGAGATGGGTCGTACATACAAAAAGTTGTACCATGCCCATTCATAATCATAGTAGTTATAGGTCTGGGGCCTATGTTGCTTTGATAATACGATTGGAGTATGTAGATGATCAACTTTCCAATCAAAAGGGCCGATAATTTTGTTTATGGTGAACTTTGAGTATGAAATACCGTCTTGGCCATATTTATTACTCAAAGTGTGTTCAATTGTTATTGATCCTGTATCTGTCATGATGAATTCACAATATCTCCTAGTTTTGATAGGGTCGTTGGtttcaatatagtcaaaattaGTGTAGCAAGGTTTGAGTAGATCGTCAACCTTCCAGTCTGAATAATGTTTGTCTAATGCCATAACAGGAAGCATTGCCTTATTAACAACTTTGAATTCTTCAGGAGTTGCCTGCTGTTTATCTTCCTTCTTTGAGGGAGTGCTGGGATTAACTGCTTGTGGAAAAGACTCTGGGGTCTTCATTTCATAACAATCACTGGTTTGGATTTTTCCCTTACCTATTGCTGAGCTGGTAGAGGGTCCTTGCATCCTCTGAAATGGCGACGATGGTTCTGCTTGGGGAATGGAACCGAGAATGGTTAATTTTTGATTTGTAACTGGGAATGTAGGTGTTATATCTCGAGTCTTTGCCTATtcggaaaaatttgaaataatttgggcttgaaagaaataaggttatgtttgattttatttcataggtgtgttgttcatgacccattaatgtggaaatagtgaGAAAGGCGAGGGGCAAAAATCGGAAATTTCGGAAATTAATTTCGGGAATTATAAGGCGAGGTCCACaaccaattgggctaaaaaaaataaaagaagagaaaatttgggcccaaagagagggtggccggccatgcttggcccaagcccatgaaatgctaaaatttttccatgtgattaatgttggtattaatagaagcttcaagaaaataaagagatagaagagcacaaaaaaaaaaaaaaaaaaaaaagaagaggagccaagtttgaaggccattcggccaacacccctatAATTCACCCCCTTGaaatcttgcttccaaaattattttcttgtggtaattctactaattgaaggatcctcttcaacgtggtgtagctatttcggaagatagaccgcTTGTTTCGTCAATTTGACGccttggccaagtgaagaagttagggagaaaaaggtaagatttcattcctttcatCTTGGaagagatatgtatatgtgttgtagaaGGTGGAAAGGAGtgtagaacaaaaaaaaatggtgtgtggccgaaaatggggtTAAGGGAGGAAGTAGATTAAATTACATTTGctatattaattgtgttgtaatggCCTTGTGGAGTAAATGGAAGAATGTTAGCTATAATTTGCATGAAAATTGGATGTAAAATGATTGTAGGAAAGTtagtgaatttatggtaaatttatgtaattacgagaatgaattgttaaggtgcaaatcatgattgttgttaatgaattcggaaggtgaaaatgcgttatgaatatttatgccgAAGAATAGAGGTGTCGGACGAATTATGGtcttggtggaatttttgtatgttttgcaaataATTGGTATCATGCCATGTAATGCTTCCGAATTGccttggaatgattttgaattaGCGAATAgacatggaaatattaatgttgGATGGGAAGTGCGAAGTTAGGTTAGAAGTTGTCGCACTATATAAGAAAAATGCTATTCACGCTAGAAAGcgttttagtatgattgttgatattgttggtgttgttgttggtttgttgttgatattttggccgagttaaattctcggggatctTTGTATGTGTAGTGGGGAGATCTTTGctcaaatttcgtagacaagaATAGGTTAAGATGGGATTCCAGAAGCTAATGgctaacatttggtaattgtgaccaattgtaggttttgacgaaacgggaattgagtttggTCAAGCATAAGGagtaaataaggtatgtaaagctttgcttttattctcttggcatgtcctaggtatgttaggtcgagatacgagccttggggacGACtactactcctcggaatccgagcctaaagttgaccctttttcattcgggaaaaattgaattatctagttcttgttttgttgaaacaaacgttcaaacatctataacttgccaAATGAAACCGAATAACGCTAAAACTTCCATAGATAGTCCCCCAAGGTCTTGTAATCATAATTCGGGTGCGCTGCCTCGGCTccaccgaggtgggcccacgaatCTCGAGGTCTTACTACGTTGCCCTATTGGACATAGCTTGTATACTACCTAAGGGAACCCTTGGTTATCATTATGATTACTAAACGATAGATATTTTGACTTTCCTAGTGACTCTCATAACATGTTTAGACACACCGAAATGACTTCAAAAgctcgtaacttttgtatactaattccgattgACCCGAAACTCGTTCATGTATTTTTGAGTGTCGACAAGCATACTTGGCCATCAAATTTTGAAAGATGACTtgtttacttatttgtttacatgcatttggttactcacgactccgctcgtgcttatggttattgcctcgttcaccggatcccgggccggttatgtttcatgcgcattatgatatattccggtgtgatctttgtgttacggttcgccgagctcctcgctaaagagccgggttccgtttatatttggtgttatgctgtgtatggtgttagggttggctatgatgtgttacggggatatgtcgggttacggagatatgaaactttctggtgtgatgctgtggtatggcgccatcgacgggtggcgaccatcgttctaagagcctatgcatgatttaaatttttgataaacattttgatattttgcatacCATATCTATTTTTACGtaatttgttattatgattacgtagactcgctttacatactcggtacatattccgtatcgacccctctttcttcggggccgcgtttcatgccgcccgAGTACGGACGctcggcttggtgatccacACCGCCTAGGACACCCGTTCTGCTTTTTgagagtgctccttcgtccggagcctatatttggtatatacactattccgatgcatatgtacatatttattcaggggtacgacggggccctgtcccgtcatatgatttttgttactctgtttagaggtctgtggatatgtcTGTGGGTATGGCTATATCTGTACAGCTATGTGTGTGTATTATATGGTTTGGGCGGTCCAACCGCCgcggcagcctagtcggcttgcctttatatatattttgagattCTGTACCTTACggcagcctcgccggcttttgtgCGTATGTTTGCTATTTTGTTATAATCTGAggctatatgtgattatttatgattatgcGAATTAATATGTTGGTTCTGGGTGTGGGTACAAataagtgtccaattcggacacactagtcacggcctacggggttgggtcgtgacagtaggcCTCATGGGCCTGGTTAACTTTGGGAATTCAGCTAGGGCTGAATATCTGTTATCATTGGGTTTTTTGTCGGGTTTTTTCTAGAAAGGGGATGTTGGGGCTCCTGGCCTCATGGTTACCCTGTAAAAATTCCCTTGTAAGAAAATCTGGTAAAGAGTTTAAATCTccttttataaattcaatttcaaaatcaaaacttgaTATTAAAGCTTGCCAtctggcaaaaatttatttagaaaCAACATACTTAACATCCTTTTGTAAAATCTCTTTAGCT from Lycium ferocissimum isolate CSIRO_LF1 unplaced genomic scaffold, AGI_CSIRO_Lferr_CH_V1 ctg14708, whole genome shotgun sequence encodes the following:
- the LOC132042352 gene encoding TMV resistance protein N-like encodes the protein MQDDNGQTVIPVFYDVDPSEVRNQRESFAEAFVKHESMCKDDVEGMQKVQGWRTALTAAANLKGYDIRQGIESKNIQQIVEQISSKLCKSASLSSLRDVVGMNVHLEKLKSLFDMETDDVRIVGIWGMGGVGDLDWFGNGSRVVVTTRNRHLIEKDDAIYEVTTLPDHEATQLFNQHAFKKEVPSKCFMKLSFEVVNHAKGLPLALKVWGSFLHKRNINVWRSAIERMKNNSSLEIIDKLKISYDGLSPYNKTYF